One genomic region from Pseudomonas hormoni encodes:
- the msrQ gene encoding protein-methionine-sulfoxide reductase heme-binding subunit MsrQ, with protein MRYPLWRVAVFIAAAVWPLLWLYQAWADVLGPDPGKVLVDRLGLGTLVLLLVTLSVTPLQKLTGWAGWIAVRRQLGLWCFAYVVLHLSCYTAFILGFDWSQLGVELRKRPYIIVGALGFLCLLALALTSNRFSQRRLGPRWKKLHRLIYAVLGLGLLHMLWIVRADLKEWAVYASIGALLLVLRLPPVTRRIPRLTAKKSSSARKA; from the coding sequence ATGCGATATCCGTTGTGGCGAGTGGCCGTCTTTATCGCGGCGGCGGTATGGCCGTTGCTTTGGCTCTATCAGGCTTGGGCGGATGTGCTGGGGCCAGATCCGGGCAAGGTACTGGTTGATCGGTTGGGGCTGGGGACGCTTGTGCTGCTGCTTGTTACGTTGAGCGTGACGCCTTTGCAGAAGCTCACCGGTTGGGCGGGGTGGATTGCTGTCCGTCGGCAACTGGGTTTGTGGTGCTTCGCTTACGTGGTTCTGCATTTGAGCTGTTACACGGCGTTCATTCTCGGTTTCGATTGGTCCCAGCTGGGTGTCGAGTTGCGCAAACGGCCGTACATTATTGTCGGGGCGCTTGGCTTCCTTTGTCTGTTGGCATTGGCGTTGACCTCCAATCGCTTCAGTCAGCGACGTTTGGGACCTCGCTGGAAGAAGTTGCATCGACTGATTTATGCCGTTCTCGGGCTCGGACTGCTGCATATGTTATGGATCGTGCGTGCCGATCTGAAGGAGTGGGCGGTCTATGCGTCTATAGGGGCGTTGCTATTAGTGTTGCGCCTACCCCCTGTAACCCGCCGAATTCCACGTTTAACTGCTAAAAAGTCATCTTCAGCAAGAAAAGCGTAA
- the ilvC gene encoding ketol-acid reductoisomerase: protein MKVYYEKDCDLSIIQGKKVAIIGYGSQGHAQACNLKDSGVDVTVGLRKGSATVAKAEAHGLKVTDVASAVAAADLVMILTPDEFQSALYKNEIEPNIKKGATLAFSHGFAIHYNQVVPRADLDVIMIAPKAPGHTVRSEFVKGGGIPDLIAIYQDASGNAKNVALSYAAGVGGGRTGIIETTFKDETETDLFGEQAVLCGGTVELVKAGFETLVEAGYAPEMAYFECLHELKLIVDLMYEGGIANMNYSISNNAEYGEYVTGPEVINAESRQAMRNALKRIQDGEYAKMFISEGATGYPSMTAKRRNNAAHGIEIIGEQLRSMMPWIGANKIVDKAKN, encoded by the coding sequence ATGAAAGTTTATTACGAAAAAGACTGCGACCTGTCGATCATCCAGGGCAAGAAAGTTGCCATCATCGGTTACGGCTCCCAGGGTCACGCTCAAGCGTGCAACCTGAAAGACTCCGGCGTTGATGTCACTGTTGGCCTGCGTAAAGGTTCGGCGACTGTTGCCAAAGCCGAGGCTCACGGCCTGAAAGTGACTGACGTTGCTTCCGCTGTTGCTGCTGCCGACCTGGTCATGATCCTGACCCCGGACGAGTTCCAGTCCGCCCTGTACAAAAACGAAATCGAGCCGAACATCAAGAAAGGCGCCACCCTGGCCTTCTCCCACGGTTTCGCGATCCACTACAACCAGGTTGTTCCGCGCGCTGACCTCGACGTGATCATGATCGCGCCGAAAGCACCTGGCCACACCGTACGCTCCGAGTTCGTCAAGGGCGGCGGTATCCCTGACCTGATCGCTATCTACCAGGATGCTTCCGGCAACGCCAAAAACGTTGCACTGTCCTACGCTGCTGGCGTGGGTGGCGGTCGCACCGGCATCATCGAAACCACCTTCAAGGACGAGACCGAAACCGACCTGTTCGGCGAGCAAGCCGTTCTGTGCGGCGGTACCGTTGAACTGGTGAAAGCCGGTTTCGAAACCCTGGTTGAAGCTGGCTACGCGCCGGAAATGGCCTACTTCGAATGCCTGCACGAACTGAAGCTGATCGTTGACCTCATGTACGAAGGCGGCATCGCCAACATGAACTACTCGATCTCCAACAACGCTGAATACGGCGAGTACGTGACCGGTCCGGAAGTGATCAACGCCGAATCCCGTCAGGCCATGCGCAACGCCCTGAAACGTATTCAGGACGGCGAGTACGCCAAGATGTTCATCAGCGAAGGCGCAACCGGCTATCCTTCGATGACCGCCAAGCGTCGTAACAACGCCGCTCACGGTATCGAAATCATCGGCGAGCAACTGCGCTCCATGATGCCGTGGATCGGTGCCAACAAGATCGTCGACAAAGCCAAAAACTAA
- the pssA gene encoding CDP-diacylglycerol--serine O-phosphatidyltransferase yields MSERPEEPNQASDAESLLPIDEHIEEGHDAEGRKVRHRGIYLLPNLFTTANLFAGFYSIINSMSAQSALSAGDAIGASKYFAFAAIAIFVAMVLDGLDGRVARMTNTQSAFGAEYDSLSDMVAFGVAPALLAFGWALGDMGKVGWMVAFIYVAGAALRLARFNTQVGTADKRYFIGLASPAAAGVVAGIVWAFSDYGIQGSKMSFLVALMVAAAGMLMVSNIKYNSFKELDLKGRVPFVAILAVVLVFAVVFSDPPRILLLVFLAYAASGPVQYLLRLRRHKNT; encoded by the coding sequence ATGAGCGAACGTCCCGAAGAGCCAAACCAGGCTTCTGACGCCGAAAGCCTGCTGCCCATCGATGAGCACATCGAAGAAGGGCATGACGCTGAAGGTCGTAAAGTCCGGCATCGTGGTATCTATCTTCTGCCGAATCTGTTCACCACTGCGAACCTGTTCGCAGGGTTCTACTCCATCATCAACTCGATGAGTGCACAGAGCGCCTTGAGTGCCGGTGATGCAATTGGTGCGAGCAAGTATTTTGCTTTTGCCGCGATCGCCATTTTTGTCGCCATGGTACTCGACGGCCTAGACGGTCGCGTTGCCCGTATGACCAACACCCAGAGCGCCTTCGGTGCCGAGTACGACTCTCTGTCCGATATGGTCGCCTTCGGTGTCGCTCCGGCACTGCTGGCATTTGGCTGGGCCTTGGGCGATATGGGCAAGGTCGGCTGGATGGTCGCCTTCATTTATGTCGCTGGCGCTGCACTGCGTCTGGCTCGTTTCAACACCCAGGTGGGCACCGCCGACAAACGTTACTTCATCGGCTTGGCCAGTCCGGCTGCAGCGGGTGTGGTTGCAGGCATTGTCTGGGCATTCAGTGATTACGGCATCCAGGGCTCCAAGATGTCTTTCCTGGTAGCGCTGATGGTCGCGGCCGCCGGCATGCTGATGGTCAGTAACATCAAGTACAACAGCTTCAAGGAGCTGGACCTGAAAGGGCGCGTACCTTTTGTGGCGATCCTTGCTGTCGTGCTGGTGTTCGCCGTCGTATTCAGTGATCCGCCGCGCATCCTGCTGCTGGTTTTCCTCGCCTACGCAGCATCGGGTCCGGTTCAATATCTGTTACGTCTTCGTCGGCACAAAAACACGTAA
- the ilvN gene encoding acetolactate synthase small subunit: MRHIISLLLENEPGALSRVVGLFSQRNYNIESLTVAPTEDPTLSRLTLTTVGHDEIIEQITKNLNKLIEVVKLVDLSESAHIERELMLVKVKATGAQRAEIKRTTDIYRGQIVDVSASVYTVQLTGTSDKLDSFIQSIGTASILETVRSGVTGIARGDKVLSI; this comes from the coding sequence ATGCGGCACATTATTTCCTTGCTTCTGGAAAACGAACCCGGCGCTTTGTCTCGTGTAGTCGGCCTGTTCTCGCAGCGCAACTACAACATCGAAAGCCTGACCGTGGCGCCAACCGAAGACCCGACCCTGTCGCGTCTGACGCTGACCACGGTGGGCCACGATGAGATCATCGAGCAGATCACCAAGAACCTGAACAAGCTGATTGAAGTGGTCAAACTGGTCGACCTGTCGGAAAGTGCTCACATCGAGCGCGAACTGATGCTGGTCAAGGTCAAGGCCACCGGCGCCCAGCGCGCCGAGATCAAGCGCACCACCGATATTTACCGTGGGCAGATCGTCGATGTCAGCGCTAGCGTGTATACCGTTCAATTGACCGGTACCAGCGACAAGCTCGACAGCTTCATTCAGTCCATCGGCACCGCGTCGATTCTGGAAACCGTCCGTAGCGGCGTAACCGGTATCGCTCGCGGCGACAAAGTACTCAGCATCTAA
- the msrP gene encoding protein-methionine-sulfoxide reductase catalytic subunit MsrP, with product MLIKVPKTSDCHESDVTPESLYLSRRNVLGAAVAGLAVSSLPSWASADDAGRYPDVEPGKAPSWFAEKLPSTKWGAVNVKDEAITPFKDATHYNNFYEFGTDKGDPAANAGALKTEPWSVVVDGEVGKPGRYALEDFMKPYQLEERIYRLRCVEAWSMVIPWIGFPISALLKEVEPTSKARFIRFETLQDPKTMPGQRSGFALIDWPYVEGLRLDEAMNPLAILAVGMYGRELPNQNGAPLRLVVPWKYGFKSIKSIVRISLVSEQPKTTWQSIAADEYGFYANVNPTVDHPRWTQARERRLPSGLFKPNVRDTQMFNGYSDEVAALYAGLDLRKNY from the coding sequence ATGCTGATCAAAGTCCCCAAGACATCCGACTGCCATGAGTCGGACGTCACGCCCGAATCCCTCTATCTATCTCGTCGAAATGTGCTGGGTGCCGCCGTTGCCGGTTTAGCGGTGAGCAGCTTGCCGAGCTGGGCCAGCGCGGACGATGCCGGGCGCTATCCGGATGTCGAGCCTGGCAAGGCACCTTCCTGGTTTGCCGAGAAACTTCCTTCTACCAAGTGGGGGGCGGTCAACGTCAAGGATGAAGCGATCACGCCATTCAAGGATGCGACCCACTACAACAACTTCTATGAATTCGGCACCGATAAAGGTGATCCGGCGGCCAACGCTGGCGCGCTGAAAACTGAGCCTTGGAGCGTGGTGGTGGACGGGGAGGTGGGCAAGCCGGGTCGATATGCGCTGGAAGACTTCATGAAGCCATACCAGTTGGAGGAGCGCATTTATCGTCTTCGCTGCGTGGAGGCCTGGTCGATGGTCATCCCGTGGATCGGTTTTCCCATATCGGCCTTGCTCAAGGAAGTCGAGCCGACTTCCAAAGCCAGGTTCATTCGCTTCGAAACCCTGCAGGATCCGAAGACCATGCCGGGGCAGCGCTCTGGTTTTGCCTTGATCGACTGGCCTTATGTAGAAGGGTTGCGCCTGGATGAGGCCATGAACCCGTTGGCGATTCTTGCGGTGGGCATGTATGGGCGCGAATTGCCTAACCAGAATGGCGCGCCTCTGCGTCTGGTGGTGCCGTGGAAGTATGGCTTTAAGAGCATCAAGTCCATCGTGCGGATCAGTCTGGTCAGCGAACAGCCGAAAACCACCTGGCAAAGCATTGCTGCGGACGAGTACGGCTTTTATGCCAACGTGAACCCGACTGTCGATCATCCACGCTGGACCCAGGCACGGGAACGACGTTTGCCGAGCGGTCTGTTCAAGCCCAATGTGCGCGACACGCAAATGTTCAACGGCTACTCGGATGAAGTCGCTGCTTTATATGCAGGGCTCGATCTGCGGAAGAATTACTGA